The window TATTTGGACAGTACGGTTTTACAGAGAGATGACGGTAAATAGCAAGGTATGGGGGATGGGAATATGTATTTACTGGGAATTATAGCAGTAATGCTGGTGCTTTTATATTTATTTATGATTATGCCGCGTATGTCCACCCATAAACGTATGAAATTATTTTTGGGGACAAAGTGGGCGCACAGGGGACTTTATAATATGAAAAAAGGGATCCCGGAAAATTCTTTGGCCGCCTTTAAAAATGCAGTGAAGAAGGGGGTCGGGATAGAGCTTGACGTCCATATGACATGTGATAAAAAATTGATTGTATTCCACGACGATACACTAAAGAGAGTTTGTGGATGTGAAGGGAATATAGAGGAAATGGCATATGAGGACTTAAAAGGGTGTTACCTGAATCATACCTCTGAAAAGATCCCTCTTTTATCTGATGTACTAGATTATGTAAATGGACGGGTGCCACTGCTTATTGAGGTGAAACTGCCTACAAAAAATACAGAAATTTGCTCTTATCTGGAGAAAGAACTCAGAAGATATAACGGCCCCTATCTGGTACAGTCTTTCAACTGCCTTGTTTTAAGGTGGTTAAAAATGTATTGTCCGCAAATACTCAGAGGACAGCTGTCCTCAAACCTGACGAAAAGCAGTAATTCACCAAATTATTTATTGAGGTTCTGTGTCCAACATCTTTTAAGTAACTGTTGGTGCAGGCCTGATTTTATTTCTTATAAGCTTAGGGACAGCCAGAATTTGAGTTTGAGAATAGTACACAGGCTGTATCATGCTCCTGTGGCAGCCTGGACCATACGTACCGCGGAAGAGATGGCGGCGGCAAAGAAAGAATATGATATGTACATATTTGAGCAAAAACAGTGACAGATGGATTTCAAAAGATTTTGTTAAGGTTTTATGAAGATTATTGTTGTTGCTAGGAATTCATGTTATAATCGGGGCAAGTTAGAGGGGATTCATAAAGGGAGCGTCGAATATGGACTTAAGAAAGAGGTTATCAGGACTAATTAGAAAATACAAACATGCCTGGGTATTTGCATATATTCTGGTTTATATGCCGTGGTTTGTTTATTTGGAAAAACATGTCACCACGAATTATCATGTTATTCATTCAGTAATAGATGATAAGATACCTTTTATAGAATATTTTATTGTCCCATATTTATTATGGTTTGTTTTTATTATTGCTACGTTCTTGTATTTTTTCTTCACGGATGTAGAGGGGTTCTATAAGCTGGCAAAGCTAATGTTTGCTGGAATGACTATTTTTCTGATAATTTCTACCCTTATTCCCAACGGACTGAACCTAAGGCCCGTATATTTTGAAAGGGATAACATATTTGTTGACATGGTAAGGGCGCTCTATAAGACGGATACGCCGACCAATGTACTGCCAAGCCTGCATGTATTTAATTCTATTGGTGCCTGTATAGCGATTTTTCACAGTGAGGCTTTAAAAAAGCACCCTATAATTAGCTGGAGCGCGTATATACTGTCAGGTTTGATTATACTTGCCACGATGTTCTTGAAACAGCATTCAGTAATTGATGTCATGGCTGCGGTTTTAATGGCATATATACTTTATCAGTTTGTTTATGAGTCAGAGAGGAAAAAAGTATTTAAACTTGCAAAACAGGCAGCATTTTGGGGAAAATAATAAATGTATCTGGCAGGAGAATTCCTGTATAGCATGGTATTATAAAAGAAGTCCGGTTTGAACAGGACTTCTTTTTTTGGAATATAGTATGTAGCCAAAGTGCCTGTAATGGTGCTATAATGTGAAGAGATTATGACAAATGTATTTAGGAGGAAACAAAACAGATATGGGAAAGATCATGTTGACAGGAGACCGTCCTACCGGAAGGCTGCATGTGGGGCATTATGTAGGCTCTTTAAAAAGAAGGGTTGAGCTGCAGAATACAGGGGACTATGATGATATATTTATAATGATAGCAGATGCACAGGCATTGACGGATAATGCAGATAATCCTGAGAAGGTCAGGCAGAATATTATTGAGGTGGCCTTAGATTACCTGGCATGTGGCTTAGATCCCGGCAAGTCTACAATGTTTATCCAGTCACAGATTCCACAGCTCTGCGAATTATCGTTCTATTATATGAATTTGGTAACAGTTTCCAGATTACAGAGAAACCCTACCGTAAAAGCAGAGATCCAGATGAGGAATTTTGAGGCCAGCATACCGGTTGGGTTCTTTACTTATCCCATCAGCCAGGCGGCTGATATTACTGCGTTTAAAGCCACCACAGTACCGGTGGGGGAGGATCAGCTTCCGATGCTAGAGCAGACAAAGGAGATTGTGAGAAAGTTTAATTCAGTATATGGGGAGACCCTTGTAGAACCCGATATCCTTCTTCCAGATAATACCGCGTGCCTGCGGCTTCCAGGGACAGATGGGAAAGCTAAAATGAGTAAGTCCTTGAACAATTGTATTTACCTTTCCGAGGAGCCGCCTGAAATCAAGCAGAAGGTATTTAGTATGTTTACAGACCCTACCCATATACGGGTTGAGGATCCTGGAAAATTGGAAGGGAATACAGTTTTTACTTATTTAGATGCTTTCTGCAGACAGGAATACTTTGGGGAATTTCTTCCAGATTATACAAACCTGGATGAGCTCAAGGAGCATTACCAGAGAGGGGGCCTGGGCGATATGAAAGTAAAACGCTTCTTAAACAATGTGCTTCAGGCTGAACTGGAGCCTATCAGGAACAGGAGGAAAGAATATCAGAAAGACATTCCTTATGTATATGAGATTTTGCAAAAGGGGAGCGAGAAAGCAAAGAGTGTTGCTGAGGGAACTTTACGGGATGTAAAGGAAGCAATGAGGATAAATTATTTTCAGGATCAGGAATTGATTAGCGCCCAGGCAGAGAAGTTCAGGAATAGCCAGGGATAACCGCAGATTTGTGAAGATTTACAAGGCTGCAGAGGTGGGATAAATCGGCGGGGGATTGGGTTCCCCGCCGATGTGAAAGTGAATAAATAAAATACAAAAAGCTGCCAGGAGATGTCCTGGCAGCTTTCCATCAAACGTGCGCGAGAAGATTCGAACTCCCGACCTTCTGGTCCGTAGCCAGACGCTCTATCCAGCTGAGCTACGCGCACATACTGAAAAACTCACTTCACAGCAAAATTGAGTATATAATATATTAAAAGATTTGTCAAGAAGTTTTGGAGAAAAATGCCTATTTCTATAAAACAAAATATGGATCTATAGAGTGGTGGTATTGGTGGCCGTCAGTCTGGAAATACATCGCCGGACAGAGACCTTCTGACTGTGGGACATAAATTAAGGGATGCCTTATGTTTATGTGAGACATCCCTTAGAATATCTGAATTGCTCAAAATCCTAAAACGGCCTGAACAGATGGCGTGGAATCCCATCCACCATAACGGGGGAGACATCGCCCTGAATTAGAGGGCGTACATAATTGATAAATTCATCAGTCACGTAGGAACCATCTTCATTTACCCATTCTCTCGGGACAAGTTTTTCATCATTGGCAATCTTATGGACATCCTTGACTTCAGTCCCGCTCTGGTATGGATCATCGGAAAGCCGCTGAATTACAACCATTTTACCTGAATCACCCTCATCTGCAGCTTTGACGGCGGCGCCGCCCACCTGATATGCTTCGAGGATATCTACCCGGGATGCACAGTGAGATGCAGAGCGCTGGAGGCTGCTAAGCTCTATGGCCCGTGTTTTACTGCCGATTTCACCGGCAATATAGCTTGCCAGGTAGTTGGCGGTGCCGGAAAGCTGCTTATGGCCGAATGCATCGACGAAATCTATACTTTGCCCCAATTCACAAACATAACGTCCATCTGGAAGCCGGATACCTTCGGATACAGCAACTACTACGGAAGGCTTCTGGGTAAGCAGATTTTCTACTTTGTCGCGAAATTTTTCAATATCAAAGGGGAGTTCAGGCAGGTAGATTAAATCAGGGCCTGAACAGTCCTCGCCCCTCGCCAGAGCGGCTGCGCCGGTAAGCCATCCGGCGTTCCTTCCCATGATTTCTACAACTGAGACAAGGCCCTTGGAATATTCCAGACAGAAGCTGTCGCGGATAATCTCTTTTACAGATGTGCCTATATATTTAGCAGCACTTCCAAATCCCGGCGTGTGGTCTGTCAGGGCAAGGTCATTGTCAATTGTTTTAGGACAGCCTACAAAGCGGGTATGGTGCCCGGTTACAATTGCATAATCAGACAGCTTTTTGATAGTATCCATGGAGTCATTACCGCCAATATAGATGAAAGCCTCAATATTCAGCTTATCCAGAATACTGAAAATTTTCTTGTAGACCTCCCCGTCTTCGTGGATCTCCGGCAGTTTATAACGGCAGGAACCGAGAAACGCAGCTGGTGTTCTTTTTAATAGTTCTGCATCTAACTCGGTTGTTATAAATTCAGATAAATCGATATAGCGCTCCTGAAGGAGCCCCTGAATTCCGTGCAGCATTCCATAGACCTTGCAGGCCCCGCGGTCCTTGGCGGTGCGGTATACACCTGCAAGGCTTGAGTTGATTGCGGCTGTAGGGCCTCCTGATTGTCCAACAATAACGTTTCCTTTCATATATCTTACCTCCATCATTCATGAATATAACCTAAAGGGCATCCGCAAAATATATATCTAAAGATGCCCCCTATTCACACCCTTGGCATATACGCATATTTATATGCAGAATGGTGTATAATCTATAATGTTTTCCATGTAGAAAACGACTCATAATAATAGTTTAGTGCATTTTGTATAATTTGTAAATGAAAAAATGAGAAAATCGGTAAAATTGCATAATTATTATAAAAATACATACTTGAGAGTTCCTTTTAAATTCATACCCGCATGGAGAGATATGCTAAGGCATCCAATAAGTACGGCAAAATGTATAAAAGTGCATTTTTTAACCAGTCTATATACAGAATGATTTTATGATGGTATAATATGACAATAGTACCAAGGGTGCAGATATTGTATGAAAGACACATATATTGGGGAGGAGAAAAGATGCATCAATTTGACTATTTAATTGTCGGTGCAGGACTGTACGGGGCCGTAATGGCATATGAACTGAAAAAGAAAGGGAAAAAATGTCTAGTAATAGACAGGCGCAGCCATATTGCAGGCAATATATATTGTGAGGATATTGAGGGAATCCATGTGCATAAGTATGGGGCGCATATTTTCCATACATCCAACAAAAAGATTTGGGAATATATGAACCAGTTTACGGAGTTTAATCACTATATCAATTCTCCGATTGCTATTTATAAAGATGAACTGTATAATCTTCCCTTTAATATGAATACTTTTAGTAAAATGTGGGGTATAAAGACACCCCAGGAAGCCAGGGATATGATTGACAGACAGGTTGCAAAGACAGGAATAACAAACCCCATGAACCTGGAAGAACAGGCGCTTTCCCTGGGAGGGCGCGACGTGTATGAGAAGCTGATTAAGGGGTATACAGAGAAGCAGTGGGGAAGAGACTGCAAAGACCTTCCAGCCTTTATCATTAAAAGGCTGCCTTTCCGTTTTACGTATGATAATAATTATTTTAATGACAGATATCAGGGCATTCCTATAGGCGGCTATACTCAGATTATTGAGAGGATGCTGGAAGGTATAGAAGTTAGGACGGAGGTAGATTTCTTTGAGTTCAGGAAGGCATTTCCGGACATTGCAAAGAACGTTATATTTACAGGTATGATTGACGAGTATTTTGGATATAGGTTGGGGGCATTGGAGTACCGCTCCGTCCGTTTTGAGACAGAGGTTTTGGACTTAAGCAACTACCAGGGGAATGCAGTAGTGAATTATACAGAGAGGGAAGTGCCGTATACGAGAATTATCGAGCATAAACATTTTGAATTTGGCCAACAGGAAAAGACAGTAATATCAAGGGAGTATTCCACCGAGTGGAAGGTAGGAATGGAACCCTATTACCCTGTAAATGACGAGAAGAATAATGCTTTGTTTGAAAAATATAAATCCCTGGCAGCAGGGGAGGGGAATGTGGTGTTTGGAGGCCGGCTGGGGGACTACAGATATTATGACATGGATAAGGTTGTAGAAGCTGCCCTCAATAAGCTGGAGGAGTTATAAAGAGCTTATGGACAATAAGAAAAATACAAGCCTCTGGCAGCAAATTGTTAGGTTTGCTGTTGTTGGAGGAAGCGCATTTGTTATTGACTATGGCATTATGGTCCTGCTGACAGAGGCGTTTGGTGTTAATTACCTTATATCCAGCGCGGTATCATTTTCTGTATCTGTTATTTTTAATTATCTTTTGAGTGTTCATTGGGTATTCAATGTGACGGATGACAGAAGCCAAACACAAGATTTTATGGTATTCATTATACTCAGTGTTATTGGACTGGGCATAAATCAGTTTATAATGTGGGTGGCTGTGGACAAGCTGCATATATTTTATATGCTCTCCAAAATTGGAGCTACCGGTGTGGTCATGGTCTATAATTTTATCACGAGAAAAGTGTTTTTAGAGAACGGGAAATAAACAGATATACTATACAGAATGCAGGCGCATAAAGTGCTTGCATTTTGTATATAAATCAAGTAAAATACAAGTATTCTGACAGGGTTTCACTATCATTTCAATTTGTATTCCGGCATCAGTTCTGATGGGCGTTTCAGACAAAGGTATAATTAAAGAATAGAAAGGAGTGTTATAGATCACAGAAGAAAATTATGAAGTTATTAAATTTATTGAGCATGGAGGGCGCTGCCGTATAGTTATGGACTGCCTTGCAGGGCGGCTGCTGATACATCGGATACAGGATGCTTCCCAAATTACGAAAGAGCAGCTATTTGGCTGGTTTACAAAAATGGCTGCCGAGTTGGAAAAGTATAGCCGATGCAGGAATGGCCAGTGTTACCGCTTCCTAAATCCGTACAGTATACTTGTGACATCTGATGATAAAATACTGCTTTTGGATTTAAATGCATCAAGCAATGCATTTGTTATACGGAATATGCAGAGGCCCGCCATGCGGGAGCATTTTGTCAGGCCTGTTATCCATATGCGGGAAAGTTCTAAATCTGCCCCTGATCTTTATGGACTGGGAAAGACAATACAATTCATGCTGGCTCATACAGAGTCTCTTATCTCACTTAATAAACTCGAAGAGTATCTTTTATTGAGAATTATCTTAAAATGTCTGGGAGAAAATCCAAAAAGAAAATATGAGAATATAAAACAGGTACAAAATGATTTATCAAAAACTAAGTGGAAAATACGGGGGAAAAAATTTTAAATATCAATGGAGGCGAAAGTGATAGTACCCCTGGACGAATGAAAAAAATTATTAGGTACCTTGCAATTTAAAAAAATTATGCTATAATGTCTAATGCAAGGTACCTAATGTTTTAGGTACCTGAATTTAAGTTCATTTATCAGTTATTATTTTAAACAGGTGAGGGAGAATGGAAGAAAAAGTTGACAACATGTTGGAACTGGGGTTAATTACCAGCCTTAGAATTTGCGGCCGTTATTTATACTTTCAGGCGGGAGAAAAGACAGGGCAGAAAAGGATATTGACGACTCTGCTAAGGTTTGGGAACATGACGCAGAGAGAGCTTCAGAGAATTATGGATATAAAATCAGCTTCATTAAGCGAGATTTTGGCAAAAATCGAGGCAGAAGGTTTTATTGCCAGGATGAAAAGCGATGAGGATAAACGCCAGGTAGAATTGCGTCTGACAGAAGAAGGGAGAAAAACGGCAGTCAGATACAAAGAGGAATATGCCTGCATGGCGAAGGAGCTGTTTGAAGGCTTGACGGATGAAGAGAAAGAGCAGTTGTTTACTTTGCTTGAGAAACTGGTAAAAAAATGGGCTGACAGAGGAGGTATGAAATAGGCAATGGTAAAAGAACTTACAAAATGTATCAGAGAATATAAAAGGACATCAATACTGACACCGATTTTTGTATCACTGGAGGTGGTCCTGGAGTGCATTATTCCTTTTATTATCGCACAGCTTGTAAATCAAATTAAGGCAGGGTGTGAATTTATGGTAATTGTCAGGTATGGAGTTCTGCTGATTTTAATGGCGGCGCTTTCCCTCTTGTTCGGGGCGTTGGCAGGATCTACGTGTGCTACGGCCTCTTGTGGGTTTGCACGAAATGTGAGAAAAGATATGTTTTATAAAATACAGACGTATTCCTTTAAGAATATTGATAAGTTTTCCACATCCTCCCTGGTGACAAGGCTTACCACAGATGTGACAAATCTTCAGATGGCATATATGATGATTATACGTATTGCTATCCGCTGTCCGCTTATGCTTATTTTCTCATTTACAATGGCGTTTATAATGGGAGGGAAAATGGCATGGATTTTTGTGGTTATGGTTCCCATACTGGGGATCGGGTTGGCCGTCATTATAAAATTAGTTATGCCGCTGTTTAAAAAGGTATTTAAAAAGTATGATAAGCTGAATAACTCCATCCAGGAAAATATCAAGGGAATGCGTGTTGTCAAATCCTATGTACGTGAAGAGTATGAAAAAGAAAAATTTGAGGCGGCTGCAGAGGATATACGTATGGATTTTACAAAGGCTGAGAGGATTCTGGCCGTCAACAACCCGCTTATGCAGTTTTGCATCTATTCAGTTATGATTTTTGTTTTGTATTTTGGGTCATATACAATCATTACATCCCGAGGCGTGGATTTGGATGTAGGGCAATTTTCGGCTCTTCTGACCTACAGCTTTCAGATTTTAATGAGCCTGATGATGATTTCCATGGTGTTTGTTATGATTACAATGGCCAGTGAGTCATCAAAGCGTATTGTGGAAGTATTAAAAGAGGAAAGCGCCATACATAATCCTGAGAATCCAATTTATGAAGTAAAGGATGGCTCTGTTGATTTTGACAATGTCAACTTTAAATATTCAGAAAAAGCGGAGAAGATGGCCCTGGCAGATATTGACCTGCATATTAAGTCTGGGGAAACGATTGGCATTATCGGTGGCACAGGTTCTTCCAAATCCTCCTTAATCCAACTGATTTCCAGGCTGTACGATGCCACAGAAGGCGTTGTCAGGGTTGGGGGGCTTGATGTAAAGAAGTATGATCTTGAGGCGCTGCGGAACCAGGTCTCTGTAGTGCTTCAGAAAAATATATTATTTTCAGGTACTATCAAGGAGAATCTGCGCTGGGGCAACAAAGAGGCTTCAGACGAGGAATTAGTAGAGGCATGTAAACTGGCCCAGGCAGACGAATTTATTATGCAATTTCCGGCAGGATATGACACACATATCGAGCAGGGCGGCACGAATGTGTCCGGCGGGCAGAAACAACGGCTCTGTATTGCCAGGGCACTTCTAAAAAAACCTAAGATTCTGATCCTGGATGATTCTACCAGTGCAGTGGATACAAAAACAGATGCATTAATCCGAAAGGCATTCCGGGAATATATACCGGATACAACAAAGATTATTATTGCACAGCGTACGTCATCGGTGGAAGATGCAGACAGGATTATTGTCATGGATAAAGGTACAATAGATGCAATTGGCACACATGAGCAGCTTTTGAGAGAGAATGATATCTATAAAGAAGTATATACTTCCCAAAATAAGGCAGGTGATGACAATGAATAACAGCAGACAGAATAAAATGAAAAAGGGGACTGCCGGACGTTTGATTAAGACACTGTTTGAGTTTTATCCGGTAAAAATGCCAGTCGTAATTGTCTGTATTATTTTCAGTGCCGCAGTGAGTTCTATTCCGGCAATTTTTATGCAAAATGTCATAGCTATTGTTGAGGAGAGCTGGAGAAGTGGGGACTGGGAATCAGTTGCAGGCAGGGTTACTTTTTATGTGGGAATACTATTAATTTTTTATATCCTGTCCCTGATCTTTGCATTTACCTATACCCAGATGATGGCTGTCATTACGCAGGGATTTTTAAAAAAGCTCAGAGGCAAAATGTTCAATGGAATGCAGGATTTGCCGGTAAAATATTTTGATACTCATAACCATGGTGATATTATGAGTTATTATACTAACGATATAGATACATTGCGGCAGATGGTATCTCAGAGTATCCCTCAGCTTTTGATATCCGCAGTAACTGTGCTGACTATATTTTTTATTATGATATATTTCAGTGTCTGGATGGCCTTAGTAGTTATAGTGGGCGTTATTTTTATGCTGGTGGTGACGAAAAAGGTGGGAGGTAATTCCGCTAAGTACTTCATCAGGCAGCAGATGGCTATTGGCAGGACAGAAGGGTATGTGGAAGAAATAATGAATGGACAGAAGGTTGTCCAGGTGTTTTGCCATGAAAGGGAATGTGAAGAGGCATTTGACAAGATTAATGATGCTCTGTTTGAAGATGCACAGAATGCGAATAAATATGCAAATATGCTCATGCCAATTCTAGGCAATATCGGGAATGTGCTCTATGTGGTTGTGGCATTGGCAGGGGGAATTCTGATGCTGGCAGGTGCGCCCAATATCAGTCTTTCAGGAATGGCAATTGGTATTAGTATAGTAGTGCCATTTTTGAATATGACAAAACAGTTTTGTGGGAATATCAGCCAAGTATCAAATCAGGTGAATGCGGTGGTAATGGGACTTGCAGGAGCAGAACGGATTTTTAGCCTGATTGATGAAAAAGCCGAAGAAGATAACGGATATGTCACACTGGTGAATGCCAAAGAGGCCAATGGGGAATTAACGGAGTGCAAGGAACGTACGGGGGTATGGGCTTGGAAGCATCCCCACAAGTCAGATGGGACAGTCACCTATACAAGGGTTACAGGAGATGTCAGGATGTATGATGTGGATTTCGGCTATGAGGAGAACAAAACAGTACTTCATAATATTACGCTATATGCAGAGCCGGGGCAGAAGATTGCCTTTGTTGGCGCCACAGGTGCAGGAAAGACGACAATTACGAATCTGATTAACCGTTTTTACGATATTGCAGATGGAAAAATACGCTACGATGGTATTAATATTAATAAAATTAAAAAGGCAGACCTCCGGCGTTCTCTGGGAATCGTCCTCCAGGAGACAAATCTTTTTACAGGAACTGTGATGAGCAATATCAGATATGGAAAACTGGATGCCACAGAGGATGAATGTATTTCCGCAGCTAAACTGGCTGGGGCCCATGATTTTATAACACGTCTTCCAGACGGATATAATACCATGCTCACAGAAAATGGAGCTAATCTCTCCCAGGGACAGCGGCAGCTAATCGCAATAGCCCGTGCTGCAGTTGCAGATCCTCCGGTTATGATTTTGGATGAGGCCACTTCTTCTATTGATACACGTACAGAAGCAATTGTCCAAAGGGGAATGGATGCGCTTATGGAAGGCAGGACTGTATTTGTAATCGCCCACCGGCTTTCCACAGTGCGTAATTCAGATGTGATTATGGTGCTGGAGCAAGGAAGAATTATTGAACGTGGGACACATGATATGCTGTTGGAAGAAAAAGGAAAGTATTATCAACTATATACAGGGGCATTTGAGTTAGAATAAAAGAAATAAAGAACCTATAAAAGGGAGGATGCCGGGTAACTGCTTTTGCAGTTCCCGGCACGTATTATGAAAAAGTTTATTCAAATAGTATTGCATCTGTTGGCGAGTGTAATATCAAATAGCTAATATATAATAAATATTATTTATTTGATACCTATAGTATATGTGTCAGAAATGAAGAAAGAATGAGTAGAAAATGAAAGATTTTTAAATGATAAATGAACAAAATATGAACATAAGACAGAAATGCAGCTGTTTTGAATAGCCTTGGTATATAAACAGGGACTGCCCTAAAATGAATTTCTATACAAGATGACTATGTAAGACACATAGATTAAATTTAAATCTTGCAGAATCTTCATTTAGTGGCAGTCCGTTTTTAGTCAAAGTAATTATATTTAGATTTTTCAATAAATATACTGCAGGCGTCTGCTGGAAAGTTCCTTTCTGTTGGCCGGGAGGCGTTCTTACTTTCGTGCTTTATGGCCAGATTGCCCTTGCCTTTTTGGCATCTACAACTCGTTTTACTGCGATAAGGTATGCGCCTGTGCGCAGGGTGGTATGCTCTTGCTGCGCAATATTCCATACTGCTTCAAATGCGGGATCCATAATGTTTTTGAGTTTTTCATTGACAGATTCTTCTGTCCAGCTTACGGATTGAATATTTTGTACCCATTCAAAATAGGAAACGACAACACCGCCGGCGTTAGCCAGAATATCGGGCACTACTATAATTCCCTTAGCATTTAAAGTAGGGTCGGCTTCCGCAGCAATAGGCCCGTTGGCCGCTTCTACAATAATCTCGGCTTTTATATGATCTGCATTGTCTGCATTAATCTGATTTTCCAGGGCTGCTGGTACAAGTACTTTTACATCTAGCTCCAGAAGTTTGCTGTTAGAGATGCGGGTGATCCCATCCTCCTCGTAATTTTCAAGAAGATTTTTACGGTTTTTGGATAAATATTCTAAAATAGCCGGGATATTCAGTCCTTCTGGCTTGTAGATAGCGCCGGATACGTCGCTGACAGCAACAATTTTCATGCCTTCCTTATAAAGCAGCTTAGCTGTGATGCTTCCCACATTTCCCATTCCCTGAATGGCAACTGTAGTCCCATTTGTGTCCAGTCCAAGTTTCTTGAGGATGTTTTTGGTTGTAAACATAACGCCGCGTCCAGTCGCCTCATTACGGCCTAAGGCGCCTCCTAGTTCGATAGGCTTTCCTGTTACAACACCATGTACGCAGTGTCCTTTCAACATACTGTATGTATCCATCATCCACCCCATAACAGCTGCGTTTGTTCCCACATCAGGAGCTGGGATATCCTGGTCCGGCCCGATTAAGGGGGCAATTGCTGCCGTAAATCTTCTTGTAATGGCACGTATCTCATTTTCTGATAATTGATTAG of the Luxibacter massiliensis genome contains:
- a CDS encoding ABC transporter ATP-binding protein, with product MNNSRQNKMKKGTAGRLIKTLFEFYPVKMPVVIVCIIFSAAVSSIPAIFMQNVIAIVEESWRSGDWESVAGRVTFYVGILLIFYILSLIFAFTYTQMMAVITQGFLKKLRGKMFNGMQDLPVKYFDTHNHGDIMSYYTNDIDTLRQMVSQSIPQLLISAVTVLTIFFIMIYFSVWMALVVIVGVIFMLVVTKKVGGNSAKYFIRQQMAIGRTEGYVEEIMNGQKVVQVFCHERECEEAFDKINDALFEDAQNANKYANMLMPILGNIGNVLYVVVALAGGILMLAGAPNISLSGMAIGISIVVPFLNMTKQFCGNISQVSNQVNAVVMGLAGAERIFSLIDEKAEEDNGYVTLVNAKEANGELTECKERTGVWAWKHPHKSDGTVTYTRVTGDVRMYDVDFGYEENKTVLHNITLYAEPGQKIAFVGATGAGKTTITNLINRFYDIADGKIRYDGININKIKKADLRRSLGIVLQETNLFTGTVMSNIRYGKLDATEDECISAAKLAGAHDFITRLPDGYNTMLTENGANLSQGQRQLIAIARAAVADPPVMILDEATSSIDTRTEAIVQRGMDALMEGRTVFVIAHRLSTVRNSDVIMVLEQGRIIERGTHDMLLEEKGKYYQLYTGAFELE
- a CDS encoding Glu/Leu/Phe/Val family dehydrogenase; protein product: MRQEYNPYDNVLKVVKEAADILGYTDSDIEAIKFPERELKVAVPVRMDDGTTHVFEGYRIQHSTSRGPAKGGIRFHPAVNLDEVKALAAWMTFKCAVVNIPYGGGKGGVVCDPNQLSENEIRAITRRFTAAIAPLIGPDQDIPAPDVGTNAAVMGWMMDTYSMLKGHCVHGVVTGKPIELGGALGRNEATGRGVMFTTKNILKKLGLDTNGTTVAIQGMGNVGSITAKLLYKEGMKIVAVSDVSGAIYKPEGLNIPAILEYLSKNRKNLLENYEEDGITRISNSKLLELDVKVLVPAALENQINADNADHIKAEIIVEAANGPIAAEADPTLNAKGIIVVPDILANAGGVVVSYFEWVQNIQSVSWTEESVNEKLKNIMDPAFEAVWNIAQQEHTTLRTGAYLIAVKRVVDAKKARAIWP